The DNA region AActgttattgatgataatacaaCTGATACAAAATATACAAGTGCTGCACAAGAATATTTcaagtaattataaattaatattaattatatatttaaatggtatttttagtattattaattatttatgtttgaatgatttatcaacaagtCGAGCAATATTAGAACTTCATAAAAGTGCTGGACTTCATGATCTTGGTGAAATTAAATGGGATATTGCACTTtgtttattgattgtttatcttatttgttatttttcactttGGAAGGGTATTTCAACTTCTGGaaaggtaaaaaatattattttttttccttcaaaattttaaagtattaaattaattaattttttttgtttatttgattaaagGTTGTTTGGTTTACTGCTGTTTTTCCGTATGTTGTACTTTTGATTCTTTTGATACGTGGTGTAACATTACCAGGAAGTGCACAgggtataaaatattatttaagtcCAAATTTTTCAGCAATAACAAAAGCAGAGGTAAGAGCTATATTTATGATGAATGAAAATGGAAAATCTGTGTTATAGTATATAAGTGGTACTTTGTTGAATTACTTCAaggtcaataatttttatatctaaacgtgatatgaatttttttttttattcaaggtATGGGTTGATGCTGCaacacaagtttttttttcacttggacCTGGTTTTGGAGTACTTTTAGCATATGCTAGTTACAATGAATATCATAATAATGTTTACAagtatgtatttttctttaaaaaatataaaaaataaattaaaaatttgcattgcaattaattttattgatttttattatattttattgttttagagATGCTTTATTGACGAGTATTATTAATAGTGCAACATCATTTATTGCTggttttgtaatattttctgTATTGGGATATATGGCACATGCAAGTGGTAAACCAATTGAAGAAGTTGCTACTGAAGGACCAGGTCTtgtgtttattgtttatccAGCTGCAATTGCAACAATGCCTGGTTCAATTTTTTGggcacttattttttttatgatgctATTGACACTTGGATTAGATAGCTCGGTAatacatcaattattttttctattaaaaagacccttgaatatttaattagaaaacaaaataattatttttattgataattttgtttttccaaCTAATTAGTTTGGTGGTTCTGAAGCAATCATCACAGCTCTAAGTGATGAATTTCCATTGATTGGAAATAATCGTGAAATTTTTGTTGCTTGTCTTTTTacactttattttattgttggtcTTGCATCATGCTCAcaggtatataaaatatcaataaattaattaaattattttatataaataaataattttcatttgtatttcttttttttacagggaggattctatttttttcatttacttgaTCGTTATGCTGCTGGTTATTCAATGTTATTTGCAGTACTTGCTGAAACAATTGCTGTAAGTTGGATTTATGGAACAGACAGATTTTGTGCTGATATTAAAGACATGATTGGTTTTTCACCTGGTATTTATTGGCGTGTTTGTTGGAAATTTATTGCTCCAATATTTATACTTGTAAGTATGcaataagtaaattaattttgatcatatatattactgatttatttatttgtagttTATAATTGTATATGGTCTTTTGGGATATGAGCCATTGTCATATGAAGAGTACACATATCCAGCATGGGCAAATATTATTGGCTGGCTGATAACGTCATCTTCAATTGCCATGATACCTGGAATtgcaatttacaaattaatatcaacACCTGGTACATTTTGTcaggtatttaattttatgattagcataaagctttttattataatattgttttaaaattatttgatagagaatgaaaattttaacaacacCATGGCGTGATACCCAACATTCACAACCATCAAATACAACAAGATCAGCTGTTTGTTCAATTGCAAATGGTGCTATTAGAACAAGTTTACTTGATGAAAGTGAATATGATTATTCAAAAGATCAATCAAATGAACAACTGGAAGTTGTCTTTGACGGTATTCAAGATGGTGATCCAGCTCCTGATTTTGTCTAGGACAACaccattgttatttttcatggATCAAGATTTCGTATTTAtctttgttaaatatattattatttatttcttttttttttttttttgtaattttatctaaaagataaaatagaattttaagACAAagaaatttactttttatttgtaataatttaattgatatagtGCCCTTAAATAAATAAGGGCATAATGCTGTGTGGACTATAgaaatagtatttaaaaaacacaacatcgacaagatgaaaaattaatagaaaaaatat from Aphidius gifuensis isolate YNYX2018 linkage group LG5, ASM1490517v1, whole genome shotgun sequence includes:
- the LOC122857288 gene encoding sodium-dependent dopamine transporter isoform X2, with the protein product MLVVGGIPLFYMELALGQFNRKGAITCWGRLVPLLKGTGYAVVLIAFYVDFYYNVIIAWALRYFFASFTSMLPWTSCGNYWNTPLCREFGANNTLPNLANHYNGNFDDFNFINDTNLTVIDDNTTDTKYTSAAQEYFNRAILELHKSAGLHDLGEIKWDIALCLLIVYLICYFSLWKGISTSGKVVWFTAVFPYVVLLILLIRGVTLPGSAQGIKYYLSPNFSAITKAEVWVDAATQVFFSLGPGFGVLLAYASYNEYHNNVYKDALLTSIINSATSFIAGFVIFSVLGYMAHASGKPIEEVATEGPGLVFIVYPAAIATMPGSIFWALIFFMMLLTLGLDSSFGGSEAIITALSDEFPLIGNNREIFVACLFTLYFIVGLASCSQGGFYFFHLLDRYAAGYSMLFAVLAETIAVSWIYGTDRFCADIKDMIGFSPGIYWRVCWKFIAPIFILFIIVYGLLGYEPLSYEEYTYPAWANIIGWLITSSSIAMIPGIAIYKLISTPGTFCQRMKILTTPWRDTQHSQPSNTTRSAVCSIANGAIRTSLLDESEYDYSKDQSNEQLEVVFDGIQDGDPAPDFV
- the LOC122857288 gene encoding sodium-dependent dopamine transporter isoform X1; translation: MESRITKTSTIIEGREIWSGKLDFLLSVIGFAVDLANVWRFPYLCYKNGGGAFLVPYCVMLVVGGIPLFYMELALGQFNRKGAITCWGRLVPLLKGTGYAVVLIAFYVDFYYNVIIAWALRYFFASFTSMLPWTSCGNYWNTPLCREFGANNTLPNLANHYNGNFDDFNFINDTNLTVIDDNTTDTKYTSAAQEYFNRAILELHKSAGLHDLGEIKWDIALCLLIVYLICYFSLWKGISTSGKVVWFTAVFPYVVLLILLIRGVTLPGSAQGIKYYLSPNFSAITKAEVWVDAATQVFFSLGPGFGVLLAYASYNEYHNNVYKDALLTSIINSATSFIAGFVIFSVLGYMAHASGKPIEEVATEGPGLVFIVYPAAIATMPGSIFWALIFFMMLLTLGLDSSFGGSEAIITALSDEFPLIGNNREIFVACLFTLYFIVGLASCSQGGFYFFHLLDRYAAGYSMLFAVLAETIAVSWIYGTDRFCADIKDMIGFSPGIYWRVCWKFIAPIFILFIIVYGLLGYEPLSYEEYTYPAWANIIGWLITSSSIAMIPGIAIYKLISTPGTFCQRMKILTTPWRDTQHSQPSNTTRSAVCSIANGAIRTSLLDESEYDYSKDQSNEQLEVVFDGIQDGDPAPDFV